The Nicotiana tomentosiformis chromosome 2, ASM39032v3, whole genome shotgun sequence genome includes the window actcaattaatgtacagtaaattggaatgtaataagagactaaaacacaagattatagcctaccatcaacaccctacacttaaaccattgctcgtcctcaagcaattacaccacactttatatagacataaccttactaagcaactctcctaactcattacaccaagaatatttaaaatagactaagcacaatagtgtaacatcttcacctcaagaattgactcacaaacaccatgcattattcacaagttactcacttactctaacatagaggtcaatgacattacctttccttcatgaatcaagtgccctcacacaaaaaATGAGAgcagttccacacacaataaaaattaagaataattaggaaatcaagatagaaagaattcactcactctcggaaaaacatttatatgccacaaaagatgaaccatagccTTGCCCGTAGTGTATTACTCTACTAATTCAagcttattcagtcaaggatcaagtaagactttaattggttgtaatgtaggttgcaggacgggtaggatacatttagatataagagtgactacacctccctaagtactttaatacatacaatttcattcaaaaccccacacttatgccaaaccaatactccaccttcacatcaatatacattaactcccaacttctttaagcacaaatacatcaagattTACCACTTATCAAAGATCATTTTTCAAAATCATACaactacaaaaaaaaattatttttctttttcaattcaagtggctcttactttttaaaACAATGCACCTCCTTCCTtgtttcaatagttccactcaaaagccaaaccaaccatcccacacttcaacttttacaaagttcatgccaaattcaagtgctcacaagaggtaaatagttcaaatatatggtcaattaaaataaatgggtaaggcttgaaatgtggttgccaaaagaaaaaggattacaggctcaacggggttaactaagatacataacaattatatgggtaaaagcatataactggctcaacaaagaaatgcctatatcacttcccagactgaacaaaactactatttcgctttgaaAACACACGaggtaagttctagacatcaagtGCAATgtacagaataacacaaaaatctcacacacacatggcacatagctcactcaagattggatgatCAAGACTCTCtaatcaaagcagttaagcaaatttaaacttatacaatttaaggtgcttatTCAAGAgttaaaaactgagcctaagcgtcacaactaaagcactcactattctcaaggcacaataaagtcaagagacattgcctccaattcaaatcatagcataaggtttcctacttctaaaaacaaagactaactacacccgattcaaacaaaacccttggaaaagaaccgcggcacaaagaaaaaccaaggggggattattacactacctaacaaaagaaaatctttttgtctttttctttcaacttaaatccctcaagaaacctgtcgaatgatatccatcatcgggaaaatttgaaatttttaaaacaatttatgttttttttcaattctacaaaacaaaaactaaaactaacatacatacaacatacaacatacaacatataattatcccctaccccacactttaagttgtggcatgtcctaatgacacacaattaaaaggCATAAGGTAAAGGAAGCTTCCTTGAATTttcagtcggggtctgagtcaaagtTGGGCTCCATTCCACGCGCCGGAACTAGTGCACATATCCACacatacaacttcttctcagaCTTCTTGGGGTATACCCCACACTTGTCTTTCACAATCACTGGGGCCTTATCTTTCAAGCCTTTAACTCTCCATTTTATACTTGCAGTTGGCTTCTCCTTTCTCACCCCCATCTCCACGTTCATCTCAAAAGTCAttgtctcctcacccactctaagcatgagttttctatcatgtatatccagtatagctctacccgttgctaaaaaTGGTCTTCTTAGGATTAGGGGGGCCTCCTTGTTCTCCTTCATAttcaccactatgaaatctacagaaaatacgaacttatccacccgcaCCAAAACATCTTCTTCTATCCCCTCGGGTtttatagttgtttggtctgccagctgcaaagatatcggcaccgaccttatctctccaatctccttctctagTTTCTTGTAAATGGATAATGGCATTATATTAATTGAGGTACCAGagtcacataaagatttatcaaagttaagagtgcctaaagagcaaggtatcgtaaaactccctggatctccacacttttttgggagtttgttttgcaatattgcactgcaatgctctgtaagtttaaccactgaggtctcttctatcttcctcttctttgtaaggatctccttcaagaactttgcGTAAGCTGgaatttgtgagagaacttccatgaatggcaaatttacattaacctgtctcagcatatctagaaatctctcaaactgcttatcCAGTTTTTCTCTATAAAGCTTTTGGGGAAAATATAAAGCAAGAATGTGCTTGCTCTCTTCATTggattcctcccttcttgaagtttcctcctttttgtttttctcagctcccttcttgcATTTCTTCTTCTCGGTCTTTTTATCATCATCTTCAATTTTTAGCTccttcccactttctttttcaggcgCAACTTCTTTGTGAattggagtgggatctttcaacacttgcccgcttctcaaggtcacagcatttaccgtttctttgggattcttttcagtatcagctggcagagtacctgggattctcACAGATAATATAGTTataatttgtcccacttgtctctccaaagTTTGCAAACATGTCCCAAGTTCTTTAATAGctgcaccatgagcatctaatctctcgTCTATCTTGACAATGAATGACTTCATCAAACCTTCTAACCCAGACTGAGttggctgttgaggctgaaactgcgGCCTCTGCTGATTCATAAAACCGTGAGCTCCTTGAAATCTGGAGTAATTTTGTTGCCATGTATTTGCTGTACCcgcaggtgaactccatgaaaaaccaaGGTGCTTCTGACTCATTGCATTGAAGTTGTAATTACCAACAACATTAACTTCCTCGATCGAGGCTTGatactcatgagtagggtgtcctcttccacatatgtcaCATGCTGCAGGAGGCTCACTATGTATTGAAGCTAAAGttagcttccttatttcctttgcCATGGCATCAAACTGTACCTACACAGATGTGTTAgcgtcaacttggtgaacaccagtcattcttcttctttcagcaactTCAAAGGGCGACTGATTTGCATCCTCAGACAACTCATCtagaatagtgactatctcctctggagtcctTTTCATCAACGGACCTCCAGCTGCGTTGCTTAATGTTCTGCGTGATgttggtgtcaatccatcccaaaaatcctggagttgcatccaaagTTCTATTCCACTATGCCGACACTTACGGGCTATTtctttgaacctctcccaagcttcaaacaccgTTTCAGTCTCATTCTGACAGAAGTTGTGGATTtcccttctaaacttgcccgtcttagctggtgagaaatatttatcaagaaattttttgGTCATCTCAACCCATATTCTAATGGATCAAGCCATTGCTTTACATCGTCTTTGAGAGTGAAGGAGAATGACCTTAAGtagactgcatcttgtgacacaccatatattagaaggtgttcataatctccttgaAGTCTATCatatgattgtttggatcttcgttcatctttcctctaaaGACACAGCTGTTTTAAAGGGTTTGAAGTAACCCATGCTTTAACTCAAAATTATTAGCTGCAAcaggaggtggtctcacactcgataagccttggttgtagaccggtctacaatAACCACTAACTGGTATCCCGACaccgggagctatatttccgaattGGTCTGCACCCACAGGTCGATTCTGTGAAATTCTTCGAGAACTCTCCTCCTCGaagacaagttgtgcatttcgaagAATTGTCTCCTCCGCATCTCGTGCAGCTTTTTTTCTTTGTTGgtctgcctctcttgcagccaaatcaacattatcctcATCTCCCACCataatttctttggttgaggattgcctaaCCTTCTCTATATTCGCGGGGAGATTTATTTCTTTCCTCAACTGTCGTAGTTGCTTTTCAATTTTCGGTTCGTATAGTAGCAATTCCTTCCCAGatgatcgagtcatgcaccaatctaacctgtagcctATGCACAGCCaaggaacaccaaacgtaaaaagagaaaacaaactaaaaaaaatcctgaattagtactacaaactatttccaacactattgattgccaatccccagcagcagtgccaaaatttgacgagctcaaaacacatACCTAAATATgcttgctagtcaaagatagtatagaaaCTTGTCGTATCCTCAAGGATtgaagttaaacagtattttcgtagcttgtagctagattgctatccaagattatcaacaattgagattatatgattaagaacttaaattaactaagactctagatctaattgactgacaattgaacaaaattaagaaaagaaaatatcaataggagaaaataggggttgattggataggtgcaagataattgtctgggatttaactctcgttaattcacttctaatgttcaagtgagtctctcaaattcactcaattattaattcaaacgtttagtagaaactcctctcattaggtctcaacctcacaatatgaaccaatttatactcggtgaagatatgcacgaattCGTAGTGGactggtctttaggaaaacctctttcaattatcctcctaactaggtctaaacaataatttaactagcctctttcgattactaagaagattcaaagaattcaaccaacaagatgatgcaaaaaacatcacaagttatgcctctctcgattatatgaacatgtgaatatagatgaaataattaattcacccaaaataattcaatacataaaaactagagttaacaTCCACAAACAataatcaatacaccaaatccatcaatccctaaagagaactactccatagatatggactaatgcatcacaaatataaagaaaagcattaaatgatccaaactcttgccttgagtgaggattgaatgatgaattccttgtgctttggcttctccaccttctctctagcctccttaggtcttagatgtgtcaaaaatccataaaataccatttttcatgtatttataccaagtagggttgggcccaAAAGAAATCACCCGTTCTTAGCCGAAATatgaaaacttgcaaacttattgtATTTCATGCATCGCACTGTGCGTAGCAGGGTGCGTAGCATTAGTGCTTTTTTCCTGACAGACCCCAAAAACCCAGTCTCTGAAGTTATCTATTTTTTGACAGATTTTTACACTGATGTGTCGCACTTTGCGCCGCACCAGTGCATTTTTTCAGCAGATTATTCCTCCTTGAATTTTGACGCCTAGAAGTGATCCTCGACCACTAAACACGATTTCGACTtattcctttgggcttttactcaaactttAAAGCTCAAATTAGTTTGAATtagttccataacatctacatagctcagaatcactcatacaaggcataaaacacacaattagtgcaaaacactagcaattaacgattaacgctcaaactcaattaaagtacagtaaattggaatgtaataagcGAGTAAAATACAAGAATATAGTGTACCATCACGTagattcgatgttgtttgatatgatttttgtccttgagtaGGTTCTttatgtgttttgggatgtgttagTATGTTTGAATGGGGCCCTAGGGGCCTCAGGTATGATTTGGATGCATATCGGATTgagtttggacttaagaaaatcgCTGAAGCTTGAagcttctagtgtaatcgcacctgcatggTTTTGACCGctggtgcgagaccgcagaagcggccatgggACCGCGGAAGCGATTTGggcattggtatgatgtgacagCAGGTGCGGAGTCCACGCGCAGGTGTGCGAATGCAGATGCGGATTTTCCTATGCAGGAGCAGAGTTTGGTCTACTGCCtcaggaccgcagatgcggtcaggCAACCATAGAAGCAAGATCGCAGAGGCGAGATTTGGTCCGCAGAAGTGGGACCGTAGGAGAGGATTTGATCTCTTGGCCTTAGTGGTGGTCGCACTTGCGATAAccttttcgcaggtgcggagtcgcaaGTGCGGAGTTGCTGGTGCGACACATTGGCCGCAAAAGCGATAATTGATGGGCAGAAATAGAGAAATCGAGGGTTTTATTTCATTATCCTTATTTTGAGTAAGAGAgttcgattttgggcgattttcagagagattttcaaggagttgatcggggtaagtgatATTAACTGGGATTTGACTATTATtcatgaatccatcattgtttttatcatttagttagtgttttgagttggaaaattggtgaaatttgtgaaaacttcataagctaaattttgagaatttgatggtcgatttgaggtcagaattgaataattttagtatggttggactcattattgaatgggtgttcagattttgtaagtttggttgggttccgagatgcaagcctggggttgactttttcattTTGTTTAatgattgcaactttattattcggaatagttttctatgatttgtatttatagtataaagttattttgactgacttcgagccgttcggagtcgAATATTCGCGAAAataggcttactagtggattgagttaacatgtttgaggtaagtatcttgcctaactttatgtgagggaattaccccttaggatttgagttgttCTGTGTCATTTGTTGTACGTGAAAggtgtgtacgcaaggtgatgagtgggtacacggtctatatgtggtaattgaccggtttaagctatgtagattcttttcatgcctttaatcgaATTGTCATAATATGTTATATCCATTATCGTTAATCcattcttacatgctttatttgacattgttcaTTCTTGTcccatctcttacttgttattttcctttacatgtttagttgaggtTACTGTtttccttattgccttgttaattattttactgttgagttaccttacttgaagttgttaattcTGGGAATATCTTATTGCTGAggtttggtgttgaagttgtaaaagccatgatcacattgaggcaaagttgtaaattgttgaaataccattcttatTGAGCTATTCACTTTCAGTTGCTATTATTGAAACTCGTGTACACATTATGGTTGAGACATATggtatttattgtggaaacattgttattgttgattccTTTGGCGAGTTATGggattgggcacttgaggtgcgagttttgatatattgtgatattgatacgcatgttgtggtctaaggataggggttgatacgcatgcggtgagataaggtgggtttgATATGTGtcttgctagtaggggaactacttgaagccacgcagtgtgataaggtgggctaaaacacaggaagatatttcgggaaaaatgatctttcaaaactaaatgtaaggctcccacagtgagataaggaaatattgtgattgtGATGGGGGGATgatatacgaggcggtacctcatacgtgattcttgttgttatcttttatttacatcacttgtgtttATCTACATCGTTTCCTTggtgttcttattatgtgtttctcCCATGATGCCTTTATTGCCTTAATTTCAGTATAGTTTATTTGTTGTATTCCTTCATTGTATCATTTCCTTCTTTCCATTGTTATACTGTACCATACCTGTTTAGCTTCTTTATTTATTCTAGTAGGCGtcttaacctgacctcgtcactactctaccgagcttaggcttgatacttactaagtatcattgtgatgtactcatactacgcttctgcatatctttttgtgcagatccaggtacttcatacCAGGCTAGACACCAGTGAGTTGAGCTTTAGAACCGGAGACTTCAATGTATACTTGTCAtcattcgcaggcctcggagtcacccccTGTCCTTATTTCTTTTCTACTGCTTACTGTTTCCTTAGACACTGATGTATTAGGGATTGGTTCAGTTTAttcgtgtagagcttatgactcagtctcaccagATTTTTGGGAGTTATTGTCAGTTGTATTGTGGAGCTCTTTTATGATAGTTGATTGGTTTAAATTTGAAGTTCTATTATTATTTTCGTTATTTCTTCATGTatgttatgcttacctagtcttagagactaggtgccatcacgacatcctacggagggagattggggtcgtgacacttctaATATATCATATTCGccgtcatgaaactacacgtgccaatGTAGGCGTAGATGGCTACCTTCTGGCATGGACTACGAAAGAGTGCTCTCCTTCGAGACGGTACTACTTTGTGCTATGATTATCATGGTTGAGTCGATTCGTATGGCACTACAATGAGACGACCTGAgtaagtagggtatatgatacttaatgctaggtacataacctaatTGACTTTCTTGTGTCAGTGTTGTATAGTACTCCCGGtgaaagataaaaataattttcttatgtttaggcctaagaaGCCAAAAGTTAGTTTAATGACTTAATGCAATTgaaataattttatataatttttattaagatcatgaattgatataaatattttagaagcttatatcatGGGTTACATTTCCCTCGTCTTCTCATTTAAAATGTTAAAGAACATGAATTGATATAACTGTTGTTGTTTTATATCAAATGTTAATTGCATTATGTTTGTAAAGTCTTATCCCGGGAACTTGAGTTAGAGAGtcatgacacttattgagtaccgcaGTGGTATACTCAGCCCTCAGGGGCCCTTTTCTAGGGTCTCatttactttacatgtttcaggatgagGTATGTACATGACATGCAGACAGGGCTAGAATGAGTCTCTCCCCGAGgtatatggtgaggcaccacttctatttcgtggtagctatcatgttgttTTCTTATTTTATGTTTGTCAAGCATTTGCCCAAGTATTTAGTTGTATTCcttggtatagaggctccatagataatTGTGATGAGTTGTAATAATCGAGTGGTACATGACATATATGAAAAGATATTTGTTTTACTTTGTCTTAGTATGATTATTAAAAGCTTA containing:
- the LOC138906035 gene encoding uncharacterized protein; the encoded protein is MAKEIRKLTLASIHSEPPAACDICGRGHPTHEYQASIEEVNVVGNYNFNAMSQKHLGFSWSSPAGTANTWQQNYSRFQGAHGFMNQQRPQFQPQQPTQSGLEGLMKSFIVKIDERLDAHGAAIKELGTCLQTLERQVGQIITILSVRIPGTLPADTEKNPKETVNAVTLRSGQVLKDPTPIHKEVAPEKESGKELKIEDDDKKTEKKKCKKGAEKNKKEETSRREESNEESKHILALYFPQKLYREKLDKQFERFLDMLRQVNVNLPFMEVLSQIPAYAKFLKEILTKKRKIEETSVKLEKEIGEIRSVPISLQLADQTTIKPEGIEEDVLVRVDKFVFSVDFIVVNMKENKEAPLILRRPFLATGRAILDIHDRKLMLRVGEETMTFEMNVEMGVRKEKPTASIKWRVKGLKDKAPVIVKDKCGVYPKKSEKKLYVWICALVPARGMEPNFDSDPD